A single region of the Bacillus cereus genome encodes:
- a CDS encoding RtcB family protein, with translation MLKLQGKYNEAKVFTTNVEETAAGQIIDLCNQEFVKDSKIRIMPDTHAGAGCTIGTTMTIQDKIVPNLVGVDIGCGMEVVMIDKKKEEINFDHLDETIRKFVPSGFRIRDKEHRFSKMIDFDSVRAPFTLQRAQKSIGTLGGGNHFVELNEDNKGNVYIVIHSGSRNLGKQVAEYYQNLAYEQLINVKSIKEEIIERLTREGRQQEIHEAIRGIKKPAIRKELAYLEGQGFKDYMNDMKIAQKYAELNRKAMMDEIVTRMDWKVTDQFTTIHNYIDLENMILRKGAISAQKNERVIIPINMRDGSIIAFGKGNPDWNFSGPHGAGRIMSRKKAKEVLNLEDFQNTMTAVWTTSVAERTLDEAPMVYKPMDEIVENTKDTIDIKHIIKPIYNFKAN, from the coding sequence ATGTTGAAATTACAAGGGAAATACAATGAAGCGAAAGTATTTACTACGAATGTTGAAGAAACTGCAGCAGGTCAAATTATTGATCTTTGTAATCAAGAGTTTGTAAAGGATAGCAAGATTCGTATTATGCCAGATACTCATGCAGGGGCAGGCTGTACGATTGGGACAACAATGACGATTCAAGATAAAATCGTTCCTAATTTAGTCGGGGTAGATATTGGTTGTGGCATGGAAGTTGTTATGATCGATAAGAAAAAAGAAGAAATCAACTTCGATCATTTAGACGAAACAATTCGTAAATTTGTCCCAAGTGGTTTTCGTATTCGAGATAAGGAACATCGATTTTCAAAAATGATTGATTTTGATAGTGTAAGAGCCCCTTTTACATTGCAACGTGCTCAAAAGAGTATAGGTACACTTGGGGGAGGAAATCATTTTGTCGAATTGAATGAGGATAACAAAGGGAATGTATATATTGTCATTCATAGTGGTTCTCGTAATTTAGGCAAACAGGTAGCAGAGTATTATCAAAACCTTGCTTACGAGCAACTTATTAATGTTAAATCTATTAAAGAAGAAATCATTGAGCGTCTTACAAGAGAAGGTAGACAACAAGAAATACATGAAGCTATACGAGGAATTAAGAAGCCGGCGATTCGTAAAGAGTTAGCTTATTTAGAAGGTCAAGGATTTAAAGATTACATGAATGATATGAAAATTGCTCAAAAATATGCGGAGTTAAATCGTAAAGCAATGATGGATGAAATCGTCACTAGAATGGATTGGAAAGTAACAGATCAATTCACTACAATTCATAACTACATCGATTTGGAAAATATGATTCTAAGAAAAGGTGCTATTTCAGCTCAGAAAAATGAACGAGTAATCATTCCAATCAATATGAGAGACGGTTCAATCATTGCATTTGGTAAAGGAAATCCAGATTGGAACTTTTCTGGACCGCATGGCGCAGGACGTATTATGAGCCGTAAGAAGGCGAAAGAAGTACTTAACTTAGAGGATTTTCAAAACACAATGACAGCGGTTTGGACTACATCTGTTGCAGAAAGGACGTTAGATGAAGCCCCGATGGTATATAAGCCAATGGATGAGATTGTTGAGAATACAAAGGACACAATCGACATTAAACATATTATTAAGCCGATTTACAATTTTAAAGCGAACTAA
- a CDS encoding class I SAM-dependent methyltransferase, which produces MCVKKGEASVTSLVSAFGRAYHSEFDSPKIFDDYVAKDLISQKERNNIEMNMVQGIHFFNKDIAEKFQDDSKEILKWITQVQLSPTPLARAAYCERVLLHEITLGAKQYVILGAGLDTFSFRHKELENKIEIFEVDHPTTQGFKKERIKEAKLEVPNNLHFVSMDFTKGFSYEQLRNEGFENKKTFFSLLGVTYYLTKEELSSLIECLFEMVPEGSSIVFDYPDENLFMEKGLSNRVENMVKMAAVGGEPMKSCYSYAEMEALLEKADLLIYEHLSPEDINKLYFEGRSDYLEAFETVQYIHAVKK; this is translated from the coding sequence ATGTGCGTGAAAAAAGGTGAAGCAAGTGTAACGTCGTTAGTATCAGCTTTCGGAAGGGCGTATCATAGTGAATTTGATAGTCCTAAAATCTTTGATGATTATGTAGCTAAAGATTTAATTTCACAAAAAGAACGTAACAATATTGAAATGAATATGGTTCAAGGGATACATTTTTTCAATAAAGATATTGCAGAGAAGTTTCAAGATGATTCGAAGGAAATATTAAAATGGATTACACAAGTTCAATTATCACCAACACCTTTAGCACGTGCGGCATATTGTGAAAGAGTATTACTCCATGAAATTACATTGGGAGCAAAACAATACGTCATACTCGGTGCTGGCTTAGACACGTTCAGTTTTAGACACAAAGAATTAGAAAATAAAATAGAAATATTTGAAGTGGATCATCCTACTACACAAGGTTTTAAGAAGGAGAGAATAAAAGAAGCAAAACTTGAAGTTCCAAATAATCTTCATTTTGTTTCCATGGATTTCACGAAAGGTTTTTCCTATGAACAGTTACGTAATGAAGGATTTGAAAATAAAAAGACTTTCTTTAGCCTTTTAGGTGTTACGTACTATTTAACAAAAGAAGAGCTTTCTAGTTTAATAGAATGTTTATTCGAGATGGTTCCAGAGGGGAGCTCTATCGTTTTCGATTATCCGGATGAAAACTTATTTATGGAAAAAGGATTATCCAATCGAGTTGAAAACATGGTGAAAATGGCTGCAGTAGGGGGAGAACCGATGAAATCATGTTATTCTTATGCCGAGATGGAAGCACTGTTAGAAAAGGCGGACTTACTCATTTATGAGCATTTATCGCCAGAAGACATAAATAAATTATATTTTGAAGGACGAAGCGATTATTTAGAAGCTTTTGAGACGGTGCAGTATATTCATGCGGTGAAGAAGTAG
- a CDS encoding aminopeptidase — MKRGLSKLANVLVNHSTKVQPGDQVLIQSVTEIDPMVVREIIKAVEKAGGYAHVSMRDVSVTRQLILSGSEEQFKLFADWECYRLSKMQVYINLRSPRNAYELADVPAEKMKLYQKVFGKAHSEAVYKTRWVTTRIPNAASAQEANMSTEAYEKFYYDVCTLDYHKMSKSMNPLKKLMEKTKQVRIIGNGTDLNFSIEGIGVLKGDGTDNIPDGEIYTAPIKNSVNGVVTFNTVSVQQGYAFQNIKLHIKHGKIIEAYANDTERMNQILDTDEGARYIGEFALAFNPYILHPMNNTLFDEKINGSYHVAIGDSLQGADNGNKSAIHWDLVNIQRPEYGGGEIWFDDVLIRKDGRFILSELFGLNEENLKR, encoded by the coding sequence ATGAAACGGGGATTATCTAAATTAGCAAACGTGCTAGTCAACCATTCTACTAAAGTACAACCTGGTGATCAAGTATTAATTCAAAGTGTTACTGAAATAGATCCTATGGTAGTTCGTGAAATTATTAAGGCTGTGGAAAAAGCAGGGGGATATGCACATGTATCAATGCGTGACGTTTCTGTTACGAGGCAATTGATTTTGTCTGGATCTGAAGAACAATTTAAGTTGTTTGCGGATTGGGAGTGTTATCGCTTAAGTAAGATGCAAGTATATATTAATCTCCGTAGTCCTAGAAATGCATACGAATTAGCGGATGTACCAGCAGAAAAAATGAAATTGTATCAAAAGGTATTTGGAAAAGCTCATAGTGAAGCAGTGTATAAAACGAGATGGGTGACAACTCGAATTCCAAATGCAGCCTCTGCGCAAGAAGCGAATATGAGCACCGAGGCTTATGAAAAGTTTTATTATGATGTTTGTACGTTAGATTACCATAAAATGTCGAAATCAATGAATCCGTTAAAAAAATTAATGGAAAAGACAAAGCAAGTGAGGATTATTGGGAATGGTACGGATTTGAACTTTTCAATTGAAGGAATCGGTGTATTAAAGGGAGATGGTACGGATAATATCCCTGATGGCGAAATATATACAGCACCTATTAAAAATTCAGTAAATGGCGTAGTAACATTTAATACAGTATCAGTTCAACAAGGTTATGCGTTTCAAAATATAAAGTTACATATTAAGCATGGAAAAATAATAGAGGCATATGCAAATGATACAGAGCGAATGAATCAAATTCTTGATACGGATGAAGGAGCACGATATATTGGAGAATTTGCACTAGCTTTTAATCCTTACATATTACACCCTATGAATAATACGTTATTCGATGAAAAAATAAATGGTAGTTATCATGTAGCAATTGGAGATTCGTTACAAGGTGCAGACAATGGGAATAAATCAGCAATACATTGGGATTTAGTAAACATTCAAAGGCCAGAGTATGGCGGTGGTGAAATTTGGTTTGATGACGTACTGATAAGAAAAGATGGACGTTTTATTTTGTCAGAGCTGTTCGGATTAAATGAAGAAAATTTGAAAAGGTAA
- a CDS encoding ester cyclase, with protein sequence MKPEQIVRKFFDEVRSGNNPDYSNQLMAEKVLAHQIVSEEEQTVCRTPEDYAEHVREMIEVYGNFSLEIQEFLVQGSKVYVRWKQVGMHVGEIDGYQPTGLPIIQMASAVYRVEDGKIAEYWIQIDRSGIQNQLERNKNIQ encoded by the coding sequence ATGAAGCCAGAACAAATTGTTAGAAAATTTTTTGATGAAGTACGTTCAGGGAATAATCCTGACTATTCAAATCAATTAATGGCAGAAAAAGTATTGGCACATCAAATTGTATCTGAAGAAGAACAAACAGTTTGTAGAACACCTGAAGATTATGCTGAACATGTAAGAGAGATGATTGAAGTATACGGTAATTTTTCTTTAGAAATTCAAGAATTTTTAGTACAAGGAAGTAAAGTATATGTACGTTGGAAACAAGTAGGTATGCATGTAGGAGAAATTGATGGATATCAACCTACAGGACTTCCGATAATTCAAATGGCAAGTGCGGTGTATAGAGTAGAAGATGGGAAAATTGCAGAGTATTGGATTCAAATTGATAGGTCAGGAATTCAAAACCAATTAGAGCGCAATAAAAATATTCAGTAG